The sequence below is a genomic window from Pirellulales bacterium.
TGTTGCGGTGTGTAATACCACCAACGATTGCCGTTGTAGACATAGCGCCAGTTATGGGCGTTATTGGTGCCAAAGCCGGCCGGCACCATCGGGGCACCCGGTACGCTGCCTGTATAGCTGGCCGCGTCATACGGTGCCCATGCGTTATTGCGGTACATCATCCACGAGCTTTGCGGGGTGTAGTACCACCATTGATTTCCGTGGTTGACGTAGCGCCAACGATCGCCAGGCGTGATGCCGCGGGCCGCTTCCCGATTCTGGATGCGTGCTCCCACACCGGGTGCGCCGGCGGCGGCCGCAGCGTCCGAGGCGGCGCGCCGCGCGGGTCCGACGATCTGAGCGCCGGCCACATCGCTGGAAACAACGATGGCCCCGACGATCGCAGTGCAAAACAAATTGCGTAACATTTTGTTCTCCTTCTCTTTGCTTCGAAAATGCGCGAAGCCTCGGAAAAATCACCAAGTCCGCCTGAGCGTCACCGGAGCTCCAAGGATCCAGGGCTTCGACCACGAGTGCGCAGCGAAGTTGCACATCGCGTGCCGCAAGCACTGGCGAAGGAGCGAACCAGAATGATCGGAAGTAACGTTTGGTTACCGGCGCGCCTTCGTAATTTGCCAAGTCGTTCGTTCGACAAGCAAAACGCCAAAGGCGATAGTTGGCCCTCTCATGCTGGTACGCGATCGTCGGGTAATCGCATTCTTTTATTTCCGACGACCACGCGTGCGTTGCCTGTCAGTAGAATGATCGCAACAAATACACAGTGAGCAGGCGCCGTCCATGCCAGGCGCACTAATCGAAATGCATCTGCGTAATCTGTGAGAGCTGCGGGCACATCCGGAATGCATCCCAGGTACCGGCGGGGCGAGGATCTCGCCGAAAAGCTACGCCAATTCCTTGGCGTGGCGCTGAATCTTCTGGATCGCGGCCGCGATTTCGTGCATGTCCTGCTCGTCACCCAGTAGGGCATATTGTGGAACCCAATAAGTTTCCCACGCGGCCCGTTCAGTTTCCGGGAAGGGGCCTTGCCAGCTTGCATGCCCCTCGGTGCCGGGGCAAAGTCGGCTGCGAAAAGCACCGCTCGTGAAAACGTCCAGCGCGTGAACTGGCGGATAAGCGGCCTGATTCGGGATGCCTTCGGCCGTCATGGCCTCGATAAATCGCTCGGTGCTGATGCCGGCGAACTGCTGTCGATCGACATGGAAGATATACGCGTAGTGGCCGTTGCGCGTGATGCGTGAGTCGAGCACTTGTGCCGTAATGCCCGGTATGTCGGCAAGCAATCGATCGAGCAGCCGGGCGTTATCGTGCCGGCGCCGGGTTTGATCATCCAGCCGCGTGAGCTGTGCGCCGAGAATGGCCCCCTGCCATTCGCTCAATCGATAGTTCGAGCCGTAAACGAAATGGCTGTAGAACCACGTGCCGGGCAGTCGACCGCAATCATGGACCGAGCGCAACAGCCGCTCGGTGCCGTCGTCGTTGGTAATGATGATCCCTCCTTCGCCGGCGGTCATCAACTTGCTTTGCTGGAAGCTGAACGTGCCGGCCCGGCCGAAGGTCCCCACCGCACGGCCGCGCCATTGGCTGCCGTGGGCGTGCGCGCAATCTTCGAGCAGTATCAGGCCGTGGCGCGTGGCGATCTCGGTAAGCCGGTCCAGGTCCGCGGCGTGCCCTCCCATGTGAACCGGCAAGATGGCTTTCGTTCGTGGGCCGATCGCACGTTCGACCAGGTCGCAATCGATGCAGTAGTTGTCAGCCCGCACGTCGACCAGCACGGGTATGGCGCCCGTCATCAGAACGGCACTGGCCGTGGCGACAAACGTATAGTCGGGGACAATCACCTCGTCGCCAGGCTCCAGGCCCAGCGCCAACAGGGCAATCTCGAGCGCGTGCGTGCCGTTGGTAACCGCTATGCCATGCCGTGCCTGATGGTAGGCGGCGAAATCACGCTCGAACTGCAGTGTTCGCGTCCCCGGTGTGCGCCACCAGACGCGGCTGTCGAGGACCCCGAGCAAGGCCTCGCGCTCATGCTCGTCGAATTGCGGCCATTGCGGGAACGGTTTTGTCTTCGTCGGTTGGCCACCGACAAGTGCCAATTGAGCCATCGGGCACTCGCTTCTTGGTGAAAGTCACGATGAGTAATCACAATGCTTGAGCCCCGCGGGGGCGGCATCGTGTAGCCGTGGGCGCGAGCCCACGGTGCCCCCTAACCTCTCCACTCACGGCCACGTGGGGTAACAATCGTAGCCCTCACGTCACGGTTTGTGGTGGCTGCTGGGCATGGCCAAGGTGCGCTTCCGGGATGCTGGTTCCTTGGACCCGATCGGGGCGCTGATCGAAAAGCATCAGCAGGTTCGGCAGCATGAACAGGTCGCCCAACATCGCGGCCGTCATCGCGGCGCTCGACAGCAGGCCGAAATGAAACAGCGGCTGGAAGTCGGTCAGCAAGAAGACTGTGAACCCCGCGATATGCACGACCGAGGTCAACACGATCGGGCGTCCCAGGTCCGCGATCGTTTGCTCGATGCCGCGCTGCGTGCCGAAGCCTTGCTCGCGCGTCAGACGTTGATAATGCAACACGAAATGCATCGTGTCATTCACCGCGATGCCCAAGGCGATCGTGGCCACCATTGCCGAGCCCGAGCTGATGGGAATTTTGAACAAGCCCATCACACCGTACAGGGCAAGCACGGGAAACAGATTCGGCGGCAGCGCCAACAGCGTGAACTTGAACGACCGGAACAGGATGCCGCACAGTACGGCAATGATGATCACGCTCGAACCGAGCCCCCACAGAATGCCGCCTGAAAGTCCCTCGCCCAGTTGCACGACCTGCGCGATCGAGCCGCACAGGTAGCAATCGAACCGGTCATACGGCAAGTTGTCGCGCGCGTAGCGCAACAACGGGGCAAAGCCTTCGCCGCCGGACTCATGTGCCAGGAAGGTGAGCCGCAGGGCGCCCGAGCCTTGTTTGTCGTGGTTCCAACTTTGGAAGGTCGACGAGAAGATTTTCGATTGCGAGGTCACGCGCGACAGCTTGGCCAGGTAGGCGCCGATTCCCTCTTCGCGGCGAGTTTTTTCCAGCTGCTGTTGAAATTCCTGCTGCCGCTGGTGAAATGCGTCGGTCGAGACAACCCGCATCACGCCCAGGTCGCGTCGCGACAGGATCTGGTCGCTGTACTCGCGAGCTCGGACGCGGTTGGCTTCGTAAACCGGATCGGTCTTCTGGCCAATCTTCGGCGGCGCGGCGAATTCCTTCGGCACCAGCACCACGTCGAGTTGATAGACGCCAAATTCGCGCCGCGAGAACAGGTCCAGTGCCTTGGCGATCGGCTGCTCTTCCGTAAAGAACGAAAATGGATCGGCATCGACATACAGGCCGATCGGGTAATCAGCCGGCCTAGGCCACGCGCAGAAGAACAGAAATGCGGTCACACCCAACAGCAACAACGAACTGATCGCCGGGCGTTGAATCACGGCCGTGGCATAACGGCGGAATCGATCCTGCGTCAGAACGACTCCGCCTGACGCGTTGCGTATCGGAATAATCTGCGAAACGAGAAACACGCCGAAGAATGCCAGTAACGACCCGATGAAGAGTTGCACGCCCAGGTCGCGCACCGGCGCCAAATCGTTGAACACCAACATCAAGAAGCCAACGGCAGTCGTGGCCGCGGCTCCCAAGCACGGAACCGCCACCCAACTGACCAGTTGTGTACGACGGCGCGTTTCGCCCGTCGTCCCATGCTCGGCGGCATATTCGCCAAAGTGCATGGTCGAGGCGACGCCGATGATCGAGATCAAAGCCGGCGTGGCCACGGTCACCACGCCTAACGTACCGCCGCCACCTCCCAGCCAGCCGAGCACCAGCAAGATGGCCAGAGCGCTGCCAAGCACAGCCACGGCCAATGTGCGCCATGTGCGGAAGCTGAAATACAGGCTCAACATGCCGACCGCGATCGACATGGGCAAAAACGTCAGCGCCACCTGCCGGGCACGCTTTTCCAACTCCATCATCATCACAATGGCGCTGGCCACGTGAAATTCCACCGCCTGCCCCCAGCCGGCTTCGACCTTTTCCTCAGCGATGATCGAGTGAACCGAGTTAACGACCGTACGGCGCCGCTCGTTCAGGACGTCGTCCGTTTCCTTGTCGGGATGGAACTCCAGCTCGCAAACGGTAACAAGCGTGCGGGTCGGATCCTCGGGCGGTGGATTATCCCACAGAGCGCCGGCGTACAAGTTGAATCGCTCGTGATTCTCGCGCGCGAGCAAGGTCATGAGCGGCACCCCTTCGATCTGCTCGGCCACGAGCGAGGTGTCGTAGACTTGCTTCACGCCGGGGATGGCGGCGAAGCGTCTGCGTAGCTGGCTCAACCGCGGCAGATCTTCTTCCGTGATCGGCCGGCTGAAGTGCAAGCCCACGGCCACGGTATCGCCAACGTCGAAGTGGCTATCGAACACGCGCCATGCTTCAACCGTGGGGCGGGGCATCCAGCGCTCGGGCGAATCGAGAATCTCGAGCTTCGTGAGCAAAAACAGCGAAACCCCCGCCAGCGCCAGTGTCACGAGCCAGACCGTTCCGCGGAAGCGGTCAACGAGATTGAGAATCGTTTCCATCGAGAGCGGCCAGTCGGTTGGCGCCATGAACCGGGCCGCCCTCCGCAGGCGGCGCCAACCCAAACTCGCGAGCAGTTGCGCGAAGGCAGGGCGTGCCCCAGATTATGGCCGCTGCCCGCGTGGAACGCCAGCGAGGGCAAGTTTCGCCCGGGCGCCGCATTCACTTCAGGCAAAGTTTCGCGACGCCAAGTGGGCTGCTTCAGCGCTCGACCGTCACCGCTTCTCGGCTGGCGTGACCGTTGGTGTTTCGGCCTCGCGATCGCCGAAGTACCGAATGCACAGAACGTCGTTTAGCCGTGACTCGTCGCGCACGATCTGGTCATACGATTTAGTGCTGGTGAAGAAGGTACGGCCGACAAGTGGCAGCTCGCCCAGATAGGGAATCGACCGCTTTACGTAGGCGCGCCGCTGCGATTCAAGTGCAACTTTCTCATTGGTCAGCTCGACGAGGCGGCCGGACGACGTAGCACTCTTCTGATCACGGACTTCCATCACCCGACACGACGTACCCGCAGCGGGGGCTTCTGGCAGGACATCCTCGATCGGGACGCGCTTCGCGGCAGCGGTGTGGCTGATGATTCTGGCCGACGGGCGCGGAATCCACAGATATTCAGTCTGCTGGGCGGAGACCGCCTTTTTTATCTTCACGAAGGGGACCTTCGACGAAAGGGGGACCACGACGTCGTTCCGGCTCTCCGAGATGTGCCGCAAGACAATCCAGCGATCGTTGTCCTTAGCAAAATCCCCTTCGAGCCGTTCTTGGACCGGACCAACTTGAACGTCGATCGTGTACCAATCACCGACGATCAGTTCCCGAACGGGCGGATTTCCGGGGACAGTCTGTGCCGGCGGTTGCCCGCTAGCAGGCAGCGCGACAACCAAACTCGCAATGACGGCAAGCGTGCCTACGGTCCTACTGAAACGCATCGAAATCCCTCCCGGCCAGGGTTAGGAACACCGTATCGGCTTAATAACGGCGGCCGTAACGTCGCCGCAATGCCGTTTCGCCCCCCCAGGTAGCTGCCCAACGCGGCTCGGTACCGCGCATGCATGTGCAGTTCGTAAGCCTGCAGTTAGCAATCTGTTAGCTTCGATCGCCGATCGCGAAATGCCAGCTTGCAGGGAGTTGACAGAAGGAGCGGTCGAGTCCTAGAGTAGCGGGGTAGAGCGTCGCGAGTTCGGGTTGGTGAGCGCGTCGGACCGGCGCGGCTTTTAGCTACGCAATTGCCAGATTGTAGGTCTGGTGTTCCTTGTGCAGCGACTGATTTGTTACGCTCTGAGGACGGCAGTGAATTCGCTCGGCTGATCGAGCGATCGGCATTTCGAAGGATTGAAAATCTCGCGGGAGGGAACCTTTTGGCCACGACGCAACGAGCTTTGAGTGAGGCACGACCGCTCGCGCAGTCGGCATTGTCCGACAGTGTTATTTTTGACTTGCGCGATCTGGTTGTCGAAGAGGGAGAGGACGCGCTGGTGCTGCGCGGCTCGGTGAAGAGCTTTTATCACAAGCAGATGGCGCAAGAGTTGGTCCGCGCCGTCGCCGGCCGTGAAGTCGACGTGATCAACTCGATCGACGTGCAGTAGACGCCGTCCGCTCCGTTCCCTCTTTCTTTCGCTGGCCACCGTGGCAACAGCTACACTGGCCAGTTCGCCCGGCAGACTCCCGAGGTCTAAGGCTCCGCAGGATGAAACGCCCTCGGACTGCGAGTTCAGGCAGCGCGGCGCATCCCGCCGGCGACTTGATTCCACAGGTTCAAGACCTGATCGTAGTTTCCCTCAACCGGGTACCGCTCGGCCAACTTCCGTCCGGCGACCCCTAGGCGAAAGCGCGTGGCCGGATCGACCAGCGCATCTAGCCGCTGCGCCAGGTGCGTCCAGTCCGCAGGGTCTTCCAGGACGAATCCATCGTGGTTATCCGTCATGATCTCGCTCGCGCCGTTGTGGCTGGTCGTGATCACGGGCAGGCCTGCGGCCAGCGCTTCGAGCACGACCAGGCTGCACGAGTCGTACCACGTCGGCAGCGTGAACACATCGGCCGCGGCGTACAAAGGAGCCGTATCCGCCACGGCCCCCAGGTAGTCGACGCAGTCCACGGCCCCCACTTGTTCGGCCAGGCGGATGTACTTTCGCTCGGGTTTGCCCCCCACGGCCAATAAGCGCACCTGGCGGCGATTCTTCCTCAGCTCTCCCACGGCGCGCAACAGCGTTGGCAATCCCTTGAGGGCGAAATTATGGGCGACAAAAAGCACCACCAGCTCGTCGTCGCGGATACGCAGCCGTTCGCGGACAGCGGTGCGATGTTCAGCGCGATTATCGGGGGTAAATCGGTCCAGATCGACGCCGTTGTAGATCAATCGCGAACGTTCCATCGGCCAGCCGTGCGTGCGTTCCAAATCGCGAGCTACGATCTTTGATAGCGCGATGACCAGCCGGCGATGATCGGCGTACTGCCGCCAGGCAACCCGTTCGTGCTGTTGCCATCGCGGCGAAACCGCCGTCAGGCAGCGTCGCACCGTGCGCGCCACGGGGGACATGGATAGTAACTTGCGGTCGAATTGAGCGCGCGCCGCGCCAAAGTGCGGCTGCAGAATGTCGAATCGCCAGCCGAAGCCCATGTCGTGAACCAGATCGAGATCCAGTTCGCCCAGGGTTTCGTCGATCGCGAGCGCGAACGCGTACGGCGAGTGCGTCGCCGGCACCGGATGGGGCACGATCGGCAGCGCCTGCTCGGGCGGGCCAAAATTCTGCGCCACCACGTGTACTTCGTGACCGGCCGCGATCGCGCGCCGGGCAAGCTCGTGCGTCCAACGCTCGGCGCCGCCGCGGTGAGGATTGAAATGACGAACGACCAGACCCACTCTCATGGATTAGATCCCAGTTTCAGTTCCATCAGTCGTTGCTTGCTGAGCACGCTGCGCAGCAGCCGCCGGTGTTCAGGCCCCAGTCGCTTGACGCCCAAGTACGCTTTGAAGAATGCCAGACGACGACTGCAACTGACAACCTCGCGCGGCGCGGAATAAGCAAGCTGCGCCAGGTCTTTCACGATCCAGCGGCGACGCAGACGCGTGCGATGCTGCACACGTTGCAAATCGATCAAGCGGACATCGAATACGCCCGGCTGAGGTTCGCGAATAAAGAAATGACAACAGTACAGGTCGCGATGGTTGTAGCCTGAGCGGTGAAAACGCCCCGCCACGTCCGCCACCTGAGTGAGCAGCCGGTCAAATTCTCGATCGCGCGGCTGCCCAATCGAAATGGCATGGTTGATTGCCGGAAAGCGCTGCTGCAGCAAGTGGTCCAACTGCACGTAGCCCGTCAGCTCTTCGGTAAGAACAAACGATTCGAGCAGACCGTCCGAGCTGAGTCGTTCGCCGAAGGCGATCACCGGCATGGTTTCGATGCCGGCCTCGGCCAGCCGCGCGACGTTTTCGGCCTCGATCCGCCCCGGAGTGGCCGGGGCCGTCGCGCCGAGCTTCGCGCGGACCCATTGCGGGAGCGAACGGGCATGATGTTTCTTCAAGAACGCGCCGCGCGTCGCGCCGTGAGGACCGTGCAGCCGCAGCCACCAGTTTTCGCGATCCGGTAGCGCCCGCATCAGCCGACCGTCGGTCGTCGACATCACGGCCGTAAAGTCATCGAGCTCAGCGTCGGCCAACGCCGTGCGATAACGATTATTGATCCACAGTTGCGCTTTTCCGGCCGCCGGTCTTGCACTCTGACCGGGGCCAGATTGCACAGGTGCCAGCAACGAAACTGGCGCCGTAACCACGGGGGACGTGCGTTCGCCCGCGGCCGAGCCATTCCGTCGTGTCGAAGTGGCCGTCGCCGCCGACGTTGTCGCGCGCCAGGAGTGCAAGGGAATCACCAAGGGCCCGTTCCCCCCGTCGCGATCCTCGTCCGACCACGAGTCGCTGCTGGCCAAGTGCGCGGGCTTCTGCAGATCGTTAAGCTGCGCACACACGGCTTCGTACACGCGGTCCACCGTCAAGTCGCGCATGCATTCCTGATGCGCCAGCGGGCAGACCTGCTGCATGCACGGCCCGCAGGGGACTTTGTGCTGCAAATGGATCGCCTTGGCGAAATGCGTTTCGCTGAGCGAAATGTGCGTCGGGCCGAAAAGCGTGATCACCGGCACGTCGAAGGCCGGAGCAAAATGGCGCGGCCCGCTGTCGGTCGTAACCATCAGCGACGCACGGCGCACGCAGGCCTTGCTGAGCCCGATCGGCAGCGGATAGTCATCTCCCAGGCGCGCATCGGCCAAGCTGATCACGTTCGGATGATCGGCCACCGCGGTGATCTTGCGGGCAATCTCGCGTTCCTTGGGCCCGCACAAAGCCAGGACCGGGTAGTTCCACTGG
It includes:
- a CDS encoding DegT/DnrJ/EryC1/StrS family aminotransferase, which gives rise to MAQLALVGGQPTKTKPFPQWPQFDEHEREALLGVLDSRVWWRTPGTRTLQFERDFAAYHQARHGIAVTNGTHALEIALLALGLEPGDEVIVPDYTFVATASAVLMTGAIPVLVDVRADNYCIDCDLVERAIGPRTKAILPVHMGGHAADLDRLTEIATRHGLILLEDCAHAHGSQWRGRAVGTFGRAGTFSFQQSKLMTAGEGGIIITNDDGTERLLRSVHDCGRLPGTWFYSHFVYGSNYRLSEWQGAILGAQLTRLDDQTRRRHDNARLLDRLLADIPGITAQVLDSRITRNGHYAYIFHVDRQQFAGISTERFIEAMTAEGIPNQAAYPPVHALDVFTSGAFRSRLCPGTEGHASWQGPFPETERAAWETYWVPQYALLGDEQDMHEIAAAIQKIQRHAKELA
- a CDS encoding MMPL family transporter: MAPTDWPLSMETILNLVDRFRGTVWLVTLALAGVSLFLLTKLEILDSPERWMPRPTVEAWRVFDSHFDVGDTVAVGLHFSRPITEEDLPRLSQLRRRFAAIPGVKQVYDTSLVAEQIEGVPLMTLLARENHERFNLYAGALWDNPPPEDPTRTLVTVCELEFHPDKETDDVLNERRRTVVNSVHSIIAEEKVEAGWGQAVEFHVASAIVMMMELEKRARQVALTFLPMSIAVGMLSLYFSFRTWRTLAVAVLGSALAILLVLGWLGGGGGTLGVVTVATPALISIIGVASTMHFGEYAAEHGTTGETRRRTQLVSWVAVPCLGAAATTAVGFLMLVFNDLAPVRDLGVQLFIGSLLAFFGVFLVSQIIPIRNASGGVVLTQDRFRRYATAVIQRPAISSLLLLGVTAFLFFCAWPRPADYPIGLYVDADPFSFFTEEQPIAKALDLFSRREFGVYQLDVVLVPKEFAAPPKIGQKTDPVYEANRVRAREYSDQILSRRDLGVMRVVSTDAFHQRQQEFQQQLEKTRREEGIGAYLAKLSRVTSQSKIFSSTFQSWNHDKQGSGALRLTFLAHESGGEGFAPLLRYARDNLPYDRFDCYLCGSIAQVVQLGEGLSGGILWGLGSSVIIIAVLCGILFRSFKFTLLALPPNLFPVLALYGVMGLFKIPISSGSAMVATIALGIAVNDTMHFVLHYQRLTREQGFGTQRGIEQTIADLGRPIVLTSVVHIAGFTVFLLTDFQPLFHFGLLSSAAMTAAMLGDLFMLPNLLMLFDQRPDRVQGTSIPEAHLGHAQQPPQTVT
- a CDS encoding BON domain-containing protein, which produces MATTQRALSEARPLAQSALSDSVIFDLRDLVVEEGEDALVLRGSVKSFYHKQMAQELVRAVAGREVDVINSIDVQ
- a CDS encoding glycosyltransferase family 4 protein, with the protein product MRVGLVVRHFNPHRGGAERWTHELARRAIAAGHEVHVVAQNFGPPEQALPIVPHPVPATHSPYAFALAIDETLGELDLDLVHDMGFGWRFDILQPHFGAARAQFDRKLLSMSPVARTVRRCLTAVSPRWQQHERVAWRQYADHRRLVIALSKIVARDLERTHGWPMERSRLIYNGVDLDRFTPDNRAEHRTAVRERLRIRDDELVVLFVAHNFALKGLPTLLRAVGELRKNRRQVRLLAVGGKPERKYIRLAEQVGAVDCVDYLGAVADTAPLYAAADVFTLPTWYDSCSLVVLEALAAGLPVITTSHNGASEIMTDNHDGFVLEDPADWTHLAQRLDALVDPATRFRLGVAGRKLAERYPVEGNYDQVLNLWNQVAGGMRRAA
- the waaF gene encoding lipopolysaccharide heptosyltransferase II, which translates into the protein MKLGIFLPNWIGDVAMATPALRALRRHYGPRAHFVGIMRPYVSEVLVGTPWIDDRLFFDPRSKKPDLNGWGFAKKLRRERFDTVVLLTNSLRTGFWAWASGAKQRVGYARDVRALFLTHKLYAPMAGGEYAPQSTLDAYLQIAYALGCPKESPRIELATTEADERAADDVWRRLDIPTDKPLVLLNSGAAFGASKLWPTEYFGQLARRIADQWNYPVLALCGPKEREIARKITAVADHPNVISLADARLGDDYPLPIGLSKACVRRASLMVTTDSGPRHFAPAFDVPVITLFGPTHISLSETHFAKAIHLQHKVPCGPCMQQVCPLAHQECMRDLTVDRVYEAVCAQLNDLQKPAHLASSDSWSDEDRDGGNGPLVIPLHSWRATTSAATATSTRRNGSAAGERTSPVVTAPVSLLAPVQSGPGQSARPAAGKAQLWINNRYRTALADAELDDFTAVMSTTDGRLMRALPDRENWWLRLHGPHGATRGAFLKKHHARSLPQWVRAKLGATAPATPGRIEAENVARLAEAGIETMPVIAFGERLSSDGLLESFVLTEELTGYVQLDHLLQQRFPAINHAISIGQPRDREFDRLLTQVADVAGRFHRSGYNHRDLYCCHFFIREPQPGVFDVRLIDLQRVQHRTRLRRRWIVKDLAQLAYSAPREVVSCSRRLAFFKAYLGVKRLGPEHRRLLRSVLSKQRLMELKLGSNP